A genome region from candidate division KSB1 bacterium includes the following:
- a CDS encoding Rpn family recombination-promoting nuclease/putative transposase, translated as MKTDSIINRFFREFPSEFFALIGENQQKAERYEFVSVEVKEQAFRFDGVFKPKTNEDRLYFFEAQFKKDADFYLRFFGEVAVYLRQNQPENPWQATVLFPTPEFDPGVHQHYREFFESGRIKRIYLAELPAEVIERFPLNLLKILIDSNQEALATAETIIRQLPLQVQDEKTQETIVELLFNLLLNKLPQMSRTEIEKMFEPFLSDIKKSRAYQEIAEEGRQEKTREFARILLRKRMSLKFISEVTGLSPAELRALKKGLPQRKKLRTPVSRISEAAD; from the coding sequence ATGAAAACTGATTCCATCATTAACCGCTTTTTTCGTGAATTTCCCAGCGAGTTTTTTGCTTTAATAGGCGAAAATCAACAAAAGGCCGAACGTTATGAATTTGTTTCAGTGGAAGTGAAAGAGCAGGCGTTTCGGTTTGACGGTGTTTTTAAACCAAAAACGAATGAAGATCGTTTGTATTTCTTCGAAGCGCAATTCAAGAAAGATGCCGACTTTTATTTGCGCTTTTTCGGCGAAGTGGCGGTCTATCTCCGGCAGAACCAACCGGAAAATCCCTGGCAGGCGACGGTTCTATTTCCAACGCCGGAATTCGATCCAGGCGTGCATCAGCACTATCGCGAATTCTTTGAAAGTGGTCGGATAAAACGGATTTATCTGGCCGAATTGCCCGCCGAGGTCATCGAGAGATTTCCATTGAATTTGTTGAAAATTCTTATAGATTCTAACCAGGAAGCTTTAGCAACCGCCGAAACAATCATTCGTCAGTTGCCGCTACAAGTTCAAGATGAGAAAACACAAGAGACCATCGTTGAACTGCTCTTCAATCTGTTGTTGAACAAGCTTCCCCAAATGTCAAGAACGGAGATTGAGAAAATGTTTGAACCATTCCTTTCTGATATTAAGAAGTCTCGCGCCTACCAAGAGATTGCAGAAGAGGGAAGACAGGAAAAAACTCGCGAATTTGCCAGAATTCTTTTGAGAAAAAGAATGAGCCTCAAGTTCATTTCCGAAGTAACCGGTCTTTCACCGGCGGAGCTTCGCGCGCTCAAGAAGGGATTACCGCAGCGCAAAAAACTGAGAACACCGGTTTCGAGAATTTCAGAGGCCGCCGACTAA
- a CDS encoding SGNH/GDSL hydrolase family protein produces the protein MKNKIAFMTILLVTCLTLISAQTAKPVKVIFFGDSITEVGIQPGGYIDRMRKMLAQKNLTDYQLIGAGVSGNKVYDLYLRLEEDVLSQKPDWVFIYVGVNDVWHKKSFGTGTDADKFEKFYIAVIRKLQTNGIQVALCTPAVIGEKTDGKNELDADLNKFSQIIRNLAAKYDLPLCDLRRIFMDYLAQNNRENKEKGLLTNDGVHLNDAGNQLVAEQMLKIIIK, from the coding sequence ATGAAAAACAAAATTGCTTTTATGACGATTTTGCTCGTTACGTGTTTAACCCTCATCTCCGCGCAAACCGCGAAACCGGTTAAAGTCATCTTCTTCGGCGACTCCATCACCGAGGTGGGAATTCAGCCAGGCGGATATATCGATAGAATGCGCAAGATGCTCGCGCAAAAAAATTTGACGGATTATCAGCTAATCGGCGCCGGCGTCAGCGGCAATAAAGTCTATGATTTGTACTTGCGGCTGGAAGAAGACGTCTTGAGCCAGAAGCCGGATTGGGTGTTCATTTACGTCGGCGTCAATGACGTCTGGCATAAAAAATCGTTCGGCACCGGCACAGACGCCGACAAATTCGAAAAATTTTATATCGCTGTCATTCGCAAGCTCCAAACGAATGGCATTCAGGTCGCGTTGTGTACGCCCGCCGTCATCGGCGAAAAAACCGATGGCAAGAATGAGCTGGACGCCGACTTGAACAAGTTTTCTCAAATCATCCGCAATCTGGCGGCAAAATACGATCTGCCGTTGTGCGACCTGCGCCGCATCTTCATGGATTATCTGGCGCAAAACAACCGCGAGAACAAAGAAAAAGGCCTTCTCACCAACGACGGCGTGCACCTGAACGACGCGGGCAACCAGCTCGTGGCCGAGCAGATGTTGAAGATTATCATAAAGTAG
- a CDS encoding Gfo/Idh/MocA family oxidoreductase yields the protein MNRRQFLKATVGAAMAAPYFIPATVLGRNGAVAPSNRITIGCIGVGGMGTDNMKSFLGKPNAQVLAVCDVDTNHRNRARDLVNKNYANQDCAAYNDFRELLARPDIDAVMIATPDHWHGLIAVAAARSRKDIYGEKPLAYSISEGRAIVDAVQRYGVIWQTGSWQRSQQHFRFACELVRNGRIGEVHTVRVGLPYGNGGDPNGVQPAPVPEGFDYEMWLGPAPWRPYSPGRCHWHFRWISDYSGGQLTDWAGHHCDIANWGMNTEASAPIEIEGQAIFPPAKDGLYDTPESYYFECKYAEGFTMIVADQRQQPKGMGTQFFGSEGWVYVDRSGIDAHPKSLLKSVIGPNEIHLYESNDHVGNFLDCVASRAKTITPAEVAHHAIMIGHLGNIAMKLGRKVRWNPPAERFVNDPDADRMLSRPMRSPWCI from the coding sequence ATGAACCGACGCCAATTTCTCAAAGCCACTGTCGGCGCTGCGATGGCAGCGCCGTATTTTATTCCGGCGACAGTGTTGGGCCGCAATGGCGCAGTCGCGCCGAGCAACCGCATCACCATCGGCTGCATCGGCGTGGGCGGCATGGGGACGGACAACATGAAAAGCTTTCTCGGCAAGCCGAACGCGCAGGTGCTCGCGGTTTGTGATGTGGACACCAATCATCGCAACCGGGCGCGCGATCTGGTCAATAAGAATTACGCCAACCAGGATTGCGCCGCCTACAATGATTTCCGCGAGCTGTTGGCGCGCCCGGACATCGATGCGGTGATGATTGCGACGCCGGATCATTGGCATGGTCTCATCGCCGTGGCCGCCGCCCGCAGCCGCAAAGACATTTACGGCGAGAAACCGCTGGCTTATTCGATTTCCGAAGGCCGCGCCATTGTCGATGCCGTGCAGCGCTACGGCGTGATTTGGCAGACCGGCAGTTGGCAGCGTTCGCAGCAGCATTTTCGTTTCGCCTGTGAGCTGGTGCGCAACGGTCGCATCGGCGAGGTGCATACGGTACGCGTCGGCCTTCCGTATGGCAACGGCGGCGATCCCAACGGCGTGCAACCCGCGCCGGTGCCGGAAGGTTTTGATTATGAGATGTGGCTCGGCCCGGCGCCGTGGCGACCGTACAGCCCCGGCCGTTGTCATTGGCATTTCCGTTGGATCAGCGATTATTCCGGCGGGCAGCTCACCGACTGGGCGGGTCATCATTGTGACATTGCGAATTGGGGCATGAACACCGAGGCGTCCGCGCCCATCGAAATCGAAGGCCAGGCGATCTTCCCGCCGGCGAAAGACGGTCTCTATGATACCCCGGAGTCTTATTATTTTGAATGCAAATACGCCGAAGGCTTCACGATGATCGTGGCGGATCAACGGCAGCAACCCAAAGGCATGGGCACGCAATTTTTCGGCAGCGAAGGCTGGGTTTACGTCGACCGCTCCGGCATCGATGCGCATCCGAAATCACTGCTGAAATCCGTCATCGGGCCGAATGAAATTCATCTTTATGAAAGCAACGATCACGTCGGCAATTTTCTCGATTGCGTCGCCAGCCGCGCCAAGACCATCACACCGGCGGAAGTCGCGCATCACGCCATCATGATCGGCCACCTCGGCAACATCGCCATGAAGCTTGGCCGCAAAGTGCGGTGGAATCCGCCGGCGGAACGTTTTGTCAACGATCCCGATGCCGACCGCATGTTATCGCGGCCCATGCGAAGTCCGTGGTGTATTTAA
- a CDS encoding tetratricopeptide repeat protein, with protein MADLKKKLAYTILVLTMGAYWLLAAVCQSENGQHVFNKTAAQRRTVNPKAPHFLIQAQDAFTQKIYNAALMLADSAEHYAPNLADVPFLRGLIYTELRRYHEAEAAYKKVLALDPYYQGAWLNMGSAVMRQGDSRKAMAYYHKELKHYPTAATYHQIGRVYAKLGNLDSARYAYEKSIAADSSFETAYFRLAELYKQEGDLAKALAYAREGLKRQPDNLNYRYFLGSLLVLSHHLPEAVTELEAVVKARPWHYWANYNLGQAFVRLGREAEGKRYLAKAESLQVELKNIQDWENLVENNPDQLMLWVNYGEALRRAGRFDEAIEAFQIALSIEPRFAPLENNLAILHVMRGDTAKAVLHYQSILQRFPNLTDVWLNLGVVYAKSGKFGEARKAWENALKYAPDDSTAKAYLAKLPRKS; from the coding sequence ATGGCCGATCTGAAAAAAAAATTGGCGTATACGATTCTGGTGTTGACGATGGGAGCCTACTGGTTGCTCGCCGCCGTATGCCAATCCGAAAACGGGCAGCATGTCTTTAATAAAACCGCGGCGCAGCGGCGCACGGTCAATCCCAAAGCCCCGCATTTTTTGATTCAAGCGCAAGACGCCTTCACCCAAAAAATTTACAACGCCGCGTTGATGTTGGCGGACAGCGCCGAACACTATGCGCCGAATCTCGCCGACGTGCCTTTCCTGCGCGGGTTGATTTATACCGAATTGCGGCGCTACCACGAGGCAGAAGCGGCTTATAAAAAAGTTTTGGCGCTGGATCCGTACTATCAGGGTGCCTGGCTCAACATGGGAAGCGCGGTGATGCGCCAGGGCGACAGCCGCAAGGCCATGGCGTATTATCACAAAGAGCTGAAGCATTATCCGACCGCCGCGACTTATCATCAAATTGGACGGGTTTACGCCAAGCTGGGAAATTTGGACAGCGCGCGTTACGCCTATGAAAAATCCATTGCGGCAGACAGCTCTTTTGAAACAGCGTATTTTCGCTTGGCGGAGCTTTATAAACAGGAGGGCGATCTTGCCAAGGCTTTGGCTTATGCGCGCGAGGGGTTAAAACGGCAGCCGGACAATCTGAATTATCGTTACTTTCTCGGCTCGCTGCTGGTCTTGAGCCATCACCTGCCGGAAGCTGTCACCGAGCTGGAGGCTGTTGTCAAAGCGCGACCGTGGCATTATTGGGCCAATTACAATCTCGGACAAGCCTTCGTTCGTTTGGGGCGGGAAGCCGAGGGCAAGCGTTATCTGGCGAAGGCGGAAAGCTTGCAGGTGGAATTGAAGAATATTCAGGATTGGGAAAATCTGGTCGAGAACAATCCCGATCAGCTCATGCTGTGGGTGAATTACGGCGAAGCTTTGCGGCGCGCCGGCCGCTTCGACGAGGCAATCGAGGCGTTTCAAATCGCGCTGTCGATCGAGCCACGCTTTGCACCGCTGGAAAACAACCTGGCGATTCTCCATGTGATGCGCGGCGACACCGCGAAGGCCGTGCTTCATTACCAATCGATCTTGCAGAGATTTCCAAACCTGACCGACGTCTGGCTGAATCTGGGCGTGGTGTATGCCAAATCCGGCAAATTCGGCGAGGCGCGAAAAGCCTGGGAGAACGCGCTCAAATACGCCCCGGATGATTCCACGGCGAAGGCGTATTTGGCGAAGCTGCCGCGTAAGTCGTGA
- a CDS encoding tetratricopeptide repeat protein yields the protein MQAQQWLKQGEFRFALQSTDSAEDYAPQLAEVYFMRGQILTELGDLQRAAAAYRKALFLNPAYRGGWFQFGHNAFQRKRYREALSHYRNELALAEDEQNRRKQPMDQKRRATTLLQIGRAYAKLGVLDSAAIAFHQILAVDSSFAEVYFDLSHFYHDRGEVQSALLWALKAQQLEPQNPDYRYFAGVLLLRRGRAAEALPHLETALKLRPWYYGAHYNLGQALIRLGRREEARHYLAMVDSMQALHYAIDHARASVELFPSVPRCWIDLAHLLHRAGRYDEAVHAYRVVLALEPQNRAAKNNLTTLQKLLSLQQ from the coding sequence ATGCAGGCCCAACAATGGTTAAAACAAGGTGAATTCAGATTTGCGCTGCAATCCACCGATAGCGCGGAAGATTATGCGCCACAGTTGGCCGAGGTTTATTTTATGCGCGGGCAAATTCTCACCGAGCTTGGCGACTTGCAGCGCGCCGCCGCCGCCTACCGAAAAGCTCTTTTTCTTAATCCGGCGTACCGCGGCGGATGGTTCCAATTCGGCCACAACGCTTTTCAACGCAAACGCTATCGTGAAGCATTATCACATTATCGCAATGAATTGGCTTTGGCCGAGGACGAGCAAAACCGCCGCAAGCAACCGATGGATCAAAAACGCCGCGCCACGACCTTGCTGCAAATCGGGCGCGCCTATGCCAAGCTCGGGGTTTTGGACAGCGCCGCCATCGCCTTTCATCAAATCCTCGCGGTCGATTCATCTTTTGCCGAGGTTTATTTCGATCTCAGTCATTTCTATCATGATCGCGGCGAGGTCCAATCGGCGCTGCTTTGGGCGCTCAAAGCGCAACAACTCGAGCCGCAAAATCCCGATTATCGTTATTTTGCCGGGGTTCTGCTGCTTCGGAGGGGGCGCGCCGCCGAAGCCTTGCCCCATCTCGAAACCGCGCTCAAACTACGCCCCTGGTATTACGGCGCGCACTATAATCTCGGACAAGCCTTGATACGACTGGGACGCCGTGAAGAAGCCAGGCATTATCTTGCCATGGTCGACAGCATGCAAGCGCTGCATTATGCCATCGATCACGCCCGGGCGAGCGTTGAACTGTTTCCGTCCGTTCCACGCTGCTGGATCGATCTGGCGCATTTGCTGCACCGCGCCGGACGTTACGACGAGGCCGTTCACGCTTATCGCGTGGTGCTGGCGCTGGAGCCACAAAATCGGGCGGCGAAAAATAATCTCACGACGCTGCAAAAGCTTTTGTCCTTACAACAATAG
- a CDS encoding CRTAC1 family protein → MPCLFFIFSITGVWWSCSQSENAKPGETSSPGSNSAALPAFTEITAEAGLSDFKYVNGAFGKVWFPEQMGAGCGFIDYDGDGWLDILLVGGGALARNTIPEPPALWLYRNNRNSTFSLKTKAAGLAGVRAYGTGITVADYDNDGDEDFLFTTLHENLLFRNDGGVFTEVAKKAGVIAKPVRWSSSANFFDADHDGWLDLYVCNYADWSPEKDIPCYVEGGIKEYCPPGMYVGVPNNYYRNNGDGTFTEMTEKAGFAGAPGKSLGIAELDFNRDGWSDLVIANDGERTLLYENNGNGTFTEKGTIAGIAYSEFGEARAGMGIDAGVTDTTGQVSVFIGNFSAEMIGVYRYNNGGWFTDRAAVSKIGRPSLPTLTFGLFLMDMDFDGDLDLFVGNGHVYPVRVKFMDGITYQQAPQLFLNNNDGTFDEMGKSLGGVWAQPLVARGAAYGDFDRDGDPDILIVENSGPAHLWRNDFKNPNFLRVHLEGRPSNRDGIGSRIVAVIGKQKMERRVRTGSSYLSSSEKTVTFGLGHATQVDSLFIYWPSRRTEHFVNVAANQEIEIVEGSGTFVHKSLPGRGTPPN, encoded by the coding sequence TTGCCTTGTCTTTTCTTCATCTTCTCAATAACCGGCGTTTGGTGGAGTTGTTCTCAATCAGAAAACGCCAAACCCGGCGAGACTTCCTCGCCCGGCTCCAACAGCGCGGCTTTACCCGCTTTCACCGAGATCACCGCCGAAGCCGGACTGAGCGATTTCAAATACGTCAACGGCGCCTTCGGCAAAGTGTGGTTTCCCGAACAAATGGGCGCCGGCTGCGGGTTCATCGACTATGACGGCGACGGCTGGCTCGATATTTTGCTGGTCGGCGGCGGCGCGTTGGCCAGGAATACCATTCCGGAGCCACCGGCGTTGTGGCTCTATCGCAATAACAGGAACAGCACGTTTTCTCTTAAAACCAAAGCAGCGGGGCTCGCCGGCGTTCGCGCGTACGGCACCGGCATTACCGTGGCGGATTACGACAACGACGGCGACGAGGATTTTCTGTTCACGACGCTGCATGAGAACCTGCTGTTTCGCAACGACGGTGGCGTGTTCACCGAAGTCGCCAAAAAAGCCGGCGTGATCGCCAAACCGGTGCGCTGGAGCAGCTCGGCAAATTTTTTCGATGCGGATCACGACGGCTGGCTCGATCTCTACGTCTGCAATTACGCCGACTGGTCGCCGGAAAAAGATATTCCCTGTTATGTCGAAGGCGGCATCAAGGAATATTGCCCGCCGGGCATGTACGTCGGCGTTCCCAACAACTATTATCGAAACAATGGTGACGGCACCTTTACCGAAATGACCGAGAAGGCCGGTTTTGCCGGCGCGCCGGGCAAATCGCTCGGCATCGCCGAGCTGGATTTCAACCGCGACGGCTGGTCTGATCTCGTCATCGCCAATGACGGTGAGCGCACGCTGCTGTATGAAAACAATGGCAACGGCACGTTCACGGAAAAAGGCACGATTGCCGGCATTGCCTACAGTGAGTTTGGCGAGGCTCGCGCCGGCATGGGCATCGACGCCGGTGTCACCGATACCACCGGCCAGGTTTCGGTTTTTATCGGCAACTTTTCCGCGGAGATGATCGGCGTTTATCGTTACAACAACGGTGGCTGGTTCACCGACCGCGCCGCGGTTTCCAAAATCGGGCGACCGAGTCTGCCGACGTTGACCTTCGGCTTGTTTCTGATGGATATGGATTTTGACGGCGATCTCGATCTTTTTGTGGGAAACGGCCACGTCTATCCAGTTCGCGTGAAATTCATGGATGGCATAACTTATCAGCAAGCGCCGCAGCTTTTTCTGAACAACAATGACGGCACGTTCGATGAAATGGGCAAATCACTCGGCGGTGTCTGGGCGCAGCCGCTGGTGGCGCGCGGCGCGGCATACGGCGATTTCGACCGCGACGGCGATCCGGATATTTTGATCGTCGAAAACTCCGGGCCGGCACATTTGTGGCGAAACGATTTCAAAAATCCCAATTTCCTGCGCGTGCATCTTGAAGGCCGGCCAAGCAATCGCGACGGCATCGGCTCTCGTATCGTGGCGGTCATTGGCAAACAAAAAATGGAGCGCCGCGTTCGCACCGGCTCCAGCTATCTTTCCAGCTCGGAAAAAACCGTCACCTTTGGCCTCGGTCACGCCACGCAGGTTGACTCGCTTTTCATTTATTGGCCGAGCCGGCGCACGGAGCATTTCGTGAATGTTGCGGCGAATCAGGAAATTGAAATCGTCGAAGGTTCGGGAACTTTTGTGCACAAGTCCTTGCCGGGCCGAGGCACGCCTCCAAATTGA
- a CDS encoding HupE/UreJ family protein translates to MIKIKNFSGIRPIWRRRVLAAWTGAIMGVMLPPANAGAHDLNSSYSAIVVTPDSLQAVFTFDISDLKKNFSLDANSDTKIDRDELLAAMPGIYDYVEEQVTIAINFSPVKLERRPGGFTQDDFGNVFINFNFARPLAALPAEISLRIGFFEKFGAQHKNLAKVVAGEQIQQAIFTADSQRQRFVIGGEISLFSQIGAFIKLGVEHIFLGYDHIMFLFALIVIGGRLLDLVKIVTAFTVAHSLTLILAALEILQLPPRLIESSIALSIAYVAAENFVIDQSAHRWILTFMFGLVHGFGFANVLRDLGLPTTGLVPSLLAFNLGVEIGQLCIVAVFFPITLWMAKQKFQRQVVFAFSSVILLFGLAWFIERAFNLAFMPL, encoded by the coding sequence GTGATAAAAATAAAAAACTTCTCGGGAATCAGGCCGATTTGGCGCCGCCGTGTTTTGGCGGCTTGGACAGGCGCGATCATGGGCGTGATGCTGCCGCCAGCGAACGCCGGCGCGCACGATCTCAACTCGAGTTATTCCGCCATCGTCGTCACGCCCGACAGCCTGCAAGCCGTTTTCACCTTCGACATCTCCGATTTGAAAAAGAATTTCAGCCTCGACGCCAACAGCGACACGAAAATCGATCGTGACGAGTTGCTGGCGGCGATGCCGGGCATTTATGATTACGTCGAAGAGCAGGTGACCATTGCGATTAATTTTTCGCCGGTTAAACTGGAGCGGCGGCCCGGCGGATTTACTCAGGATGATTTTGGCAATGTTTTTATCAATTTTAATTTCGCCCGGCCGTTGGCGGCGTTGCCGGCGGAAATTTCTTTGCGCATCGGTTTCTTTGAAAAATTCGGCGCGCAGCACAAAAATCTTGCCAAAGTCGTGGCCGGCGAGCAAATCCAGCAGGCGATCTTCACCGCAGACAGCCAGCGCCAGCGTTTCGTCATCGGCGGTGAAATCTCATTGTTCTCGCAAATCGGCGCGTTCATCAAGCTCGGTGTCGAGCATATTTTTCTCGGCTACGATCACATCATGTTTCTCTTCGCGCTGATCGTTATCGGCGGCCGGCTGCTCGATCTGGTGAAAATCGTGACCGCCTTCACGGTGGCGCACAGCCTCACGCTGATTTTGGCTGCCTTGGAAATTCTTCAGCTTCCACCCCGCCTGATTGAGTCCAGCATCGCTTTAAGCATCGCGTATGTCGCCGCTGAAAATTTCGTGATTGACCAATCGGCTCATCGCTGGATTCTCACCTTTATGTTCGGGCTGGTGCACGGCTTCGGCTTTGCCAACGTCCTGCGCGACCTCGGCCTGCCAACAACCGGCCTGGTGCCCTCGTTGCTGGCTTTCAACCTCGGCGTCGAAATCGGCCAGCTCTGCATCGTGGCGGTATTTTTTCCCATCACGCTCTGGATGGCCAAGCAGAAATTTCAGCGTCAAGTCGTGTTTGCCTTTTCCTCCGTGATCCTGCTGTTCGGCCTGGCCTGGTTCATCGAGCGCGCGTTTAACCTGGCTTTTATGCCGTTATAA
- a CDS encoding DivIVA domain-containing protein — protein sequence MRLTPLDIKKQEFKRVMRGYDPEEVNAFLEMVAEEFEALHREKNRLEDEALKLRTQLHDYQEVERTLKQTLMNAQESMQLSRDNSKREADLVLREAELQAERIISDARKKLGELKNELLVVRAQKDSFARRLRHLLESQLELIGVLELDDLGFGDGDHRDNASPAKEQPVKPTRPPLQEMSRHANNNAAPRTMTTIKRSEIAAPTAGPPVAAPRPNMAPVGAANREAAKEKTGNLPDGKKEPKISDHFIT from the coding sequence TTGCGACTTACACCGCTCGATATTAAAAAGCAGGAATTCAAGCGCGTCATGCGCGGCTACGATCCGGAGGAAGTCAACGCTTTCCTCGAAATGGTGGCCGAGGAGTTTGAAGCCCTGCACCGCGAGAAAAACCGCCTTGAAGACGAGGCGCTCAAGCTGCGCACCCAGTTACACGATTATCAGGAAGTGGAGCGCACGCTCAAACAGACGCTGATGAACGCGCAGGAATCGATGCAGCTTAGCCGCGACAACTCCAAGCGTGAGGCCGATCTGGTTTTGCGCGAGGCGGAGCTGCAAGCAGAGCGCATCATCAGCGACGCCAGGAAGAAGCTGGGCGAGCTTAAAAACGAATTGCTGGTCGTGCGCGCGCAAAAAGATTCGTTCGCGCGGCGGTTGCGTCATCTTTTGGAGAGCCAACTCGAGTTGATCGGCGTTTTGGAGCTGGATGACTTGGGATTCGGCGACGGCGATCATCGGGATAATGCCTCGCCGGCAAAAGAACAACCTGTCAAGCCGACTCGGCCTCCGCTTCAGGAGATGAGCCGCCATGCGAATAACAACGCGGCGCCTCGCACGATGACGACGATCAAACGCTCGGAGATCGCGGCGCCGACCGCAGGGCCGCCGGTTGCAGCGCCGCGCCCCAATATGGCGCCGGTTGGCGCGGCCAATCGCGAAGCCGCCAAAGAGAAAACCGGCAATTTGCCAGACGGGAAAAAAGAGCCAAAAATTTCCGATCATTTTATTACGTAG
- a CDS encoding purine-nucleoside phosphorylase, with protein sequence MSELRQQIQEATSVLRQKTRLEPEIGVILGTGLGGLVNEIEKESVIPYTDIPHFPVSTVESHAGRLIFGNLGGKRVMAMQGRFHFYEGYSMKQITFPVRVMKALGCHTLVVSNACGGLNPLFTPGDLMIITDHINLLGDNPLIGPNDDALGPRFPDMSEPYTKSLITLAEQVALEEKIRVQKGVYVALSGPCLETRAEYRFLRIIGADVVGMSTVPEVIVAVHASLRVLGISVVTDSCLPDALEPVDIAKILKIAGEAEPKLTRLMKRVIEKM encoded by the coding sequence ATGAGCGAGTTGCGCCAGCAGATTCAGGAAGCCACCAGCGTCCTTCGCCAGAAAACTCGTCTCGAGCCGGAGATCGGCGTCATCCTCGGCACCGGCCTCGGCGGCTTGGTGAACGAGATCGAGAAAGAATCCGTCATTCCCTACACCGATATTCCTCACTTTCCGGTTTCAACGGTTGAAAGCCATGCTGGTCGTTTGATCTTTGGCAATCTCGGCGGCAAGCGCGTGATGGCGATGCAAGGTCGGTTCCATTTTTACGAAGGCTACAGCATGAAGCAGATCACCTTTCCAGTGCGCGTCATGAAAGCCCTGGGCTGCCACACGCTTGTTGTCTCCAACGCCTGCGGCGGACTCAATCCGCTGTTCACCCCGGGGGATTTGATGATCATTACGGACCACATCAATTTGCTCGGCGACAATCCGCTAATCGGGCCGAACGACGATGCGCTCGGGCCGCGTTTTCCGGACATGTCCGAGCCATACACGAAATCTTTGATCACGCTCGCCGAGCAGGTGGCGCTGGAAGAAAAGATCCGCGTGCAAAAAGGCGTTTACGTCGCGCTCTCCGGCCCCTGCTTGGAAACGCGCGCCGAGTACCGCTTCCTGCGCATCATCGGCGCCGACGTTGTTGGCATGAGCACCGTGCCGGAAGTGATTGTGGCGGTGCATGCGAGCCTGCGCGTGCTCGGCATCTCCGTCGTCACCGATTCGTGTTTGCCTGATGCGTTGGAGCCGGTGGACATTGCCAAAATTCTCAAAATCGCCGGCGAAGCGGAGCCGAAGCTGACGCGGCTGATGAAGCGGGTGATAGAAAAGATGTAA
- a CDS encoding Uma2 family endonuclease gives MGIVLVDGIKTAPPRFATEDEFEAWCDEDTKAEYLDGEVIVMRPASTVHNSGETTLGSLIEMFVKKNALGWVSSTGNMQVRLRRGLRRVPDVVFVETSRRNIVRETYIDGAPDLVVEFVSPESTIRDWHEKYIEYETAGVREYWIIDQPARHSLSSWR, from the coding sequence ATGGGCATTGTTTTAGTTGATGGAATTAAAACAGCGCCGCCGCGCTTTGCTACTGAAGACGAATTCGAGGCGTGGTGCGATGAAGATACGAAGGCCGAATACCTCGACGGGGAGGTTATTGTTATGAGGCCGGCATCGACTGTACATAATTCCGGAGAAACCACTCTTGGAAGTTTAATTGAGATGTTTGTGAAAAAAAATGCTCTGGGATGGGTTTCGTCAACCGGAAATATGCAAGTACGCTTGCGGAGGGGTTTGCGCCGCGTCCCGGACGTCGTTTTTGTCGAAACCTCTCGAAGGAACATCGTTCGCGAAACTTACATTGACGGCGCTCCCGACTTGGTCGTCGAGTTTGTTTCGCCTGAAAGCACGATACGCGATTGGCACGAGAAATATATTGAATACGAAACTGCCGGTGTTCGCGAATATTGGATCATCGACCAGCCAGCGCGCCACAGTTTATCATCTTGGCGATGA
- a CDS encoding Uma2 family endonuclease, which yields MAETDKHRKQMIALLNALEEYYHAEAGIYVTGNILVHYRNEIGEWKFLAPDIIVVKGIAKKDRGSYVIEDEGKAPDFIIELVSPSSKVEDFGNKRVIYAGWGVKEYFLFDPTGELFSGPLRGYRLEDNEYVPMMGARLHSDVLNLDLVVERSRLRLYHPQTGKYLLTHEESEAGRRAAEAKAAQEAAARQAAEAKAAQEAAARQAAEAKAAQEAAARQAAEAKAAQEAAARQAAEAKVAAAEAELARLREELAKRRLEN from the coding sequence ATGGCTGAAACGGACAAGCATCGCAAGCAAATGATTGCGTTGCTCAACGCGTTGGAAGAATATTATCACGCCGAAGCGGGGATTTACGTTACCGGCAATATCCTCGTGCATTATCGCAATGAAATCGGTGAATGGAAGTTCCTTGCTCCTGACATTATTGTGGTGAAAGGCATTGCGAAAAAAGATCGCGGCTCTTATGTCATCGAAGACGAGGGCAAAGCGCCGGACTTTATTATCGAGTTGGTCTCCCCCAGCTCGAAAGTGGAAGATTTTGGCAATAAACGCGTCATCTATGCGGGGTGGGGCGTCAAAGAGTATTTTCTTTTTGATCCGACCGGTGAATTGTTTAGCGGACCTTTGCGCGGCTATCGCTTGGAAGACAACGAGTATGTGCCGATGATGGGAGCGCGTCTGCACAGCGACGTCTTGAACTTGGATTTGGTTGTCGAACGCAGCCGCCTGCGCCTGTATCACCCTCAAACTGGCAAATATTTGCTCACACACGAAGAATCCGAAGCAGGGCGGCGAGCCGCGGAGGCCAAAGCCGCCCAGGAAGCAGCAGCACGCCAGGCCGCGGAGGCCAAAGCCGCCCAGGAAGCAGCGGCACGCCAGGCCGCGGAGGCCAAAGCCGCCCAGGAAGCAGCGGCACGCCAGGCCGCGGAGGCCAAAGCCGCCCAGGAAGCAGCAGCACGCCAGGCCGCGGAGGCCAAAGTTGCTGCTGCGGAAGCAGAACTGGCGCGATTGCGTGAAGAATTAGCCAAGCGGCGCTTAGAAAATTAG